From Tripterygium wilfordii isolate XIE 37 chromosome 13, ASM1340144v1, whole genome shotgun sequence, the proteins below share one genomic window:
- the LOC120012692 gene encoding putative GEM-like protein 8: protein MKNPVQEQVFGIPINSGSYQVVRSPRVRGYLPGSDGQYSLSFPVNGSSTCKNRKVYSVLRTMNKLGKKADTFAAGIREHVRLGPKITETVKGKLSLGAKILQVGGMGRIFRRLFNVSEGEKLLKASQCYLSTTTGPIAGLLFISTDKIAFCSERSMEFSSPDGESVRFHYKVLIPIAKVNGINQSENVKNPSQKYIDIVTVDNFDFWFMGFLNYKKTFKHLQLAVFRTLDDDKRVTC, encoded by the exons ATGAAGAATCCAGTTCAAGAACAAGTCTTTGGAATTCCAATCAACTCTGGTTCATATCAAGTTGTTAGGTCACCCAGAGTAAGAGGCTATTTACCTGGATCTGATGGCCAGTACAGTCTTTCATTTCCGGTGAATGGATCTTCCACTTGCAAGAACA GGAAAGTATATTCTGTGCTAAGAACTATGAACAAGCTAGGCAAGAAAGCAGACACTTTTGCAGCTGGAATCCGAGAGCACG TGAGACTGGGACCAAAGATCACTGAAACGGTGAAAGGGAAGTTGAGTTTGGGGGCTAAAATTCTTCAAGTAGGAGGCATGGGAAGGATCTTCCGGAGGCTATTTAACGTCAGTGAAGGAGAGAAGTTGTTGAAGGCTTCCCAATGCTATTTGTCTACAACAACAGGTCCTATTGCAGGCCTCCTTTTTATTTCCACAGACAAGATTGCCTTTTGTAGTGAGAGATCAATGGAATTCTCTTCTCCAGATGGAGAATCTGTTCGATTCCATTACAAG GTCTTGATTCCAATTGCAAAGGTCAATGGAATTAACCAGAGTGAGAATGTGAAGAATCCATCCCAAAAGTACATAGATATTGTTACTGTAGATAATTTTGACTTCTGGTTTATGGGTTTCTTGAACTATAAGAAAACCTTTAAGCATcttcaactggcagttttcaGAACCCTAGATGATGATAAACgagtcacttgctag
- the LOC120012691 gene encoding transcription factor SRM1-like — protein MTVDEADCSSVWTREQDKTFENALATHPEDSPDRWEKIAADVPGKTLEEIKEHYELLVEDVNQIESGCVPLPNYTTSSEGSPSHAGNEGTGKKGGHFGHYNSESNHGSKGSRSDQERRKGIAWTEDEHRLFLLGLDKYGKGDWRSISRNFVVTRTPTQVASHAQKYFIRLNSMNKDRRRSSIHDITSVGSGDIAAPQGPITGQTNGTAPGASSGKSTKQPPQHPTGPPGVGMYGPPSIGQPIGGGPLVSAVGTPVNLPAPAHMAYGIRAPMPGTVPGAVVPGAPMNMGPMTYPMPHTTAHR, from the exons ATGACTGTGGATGAAGCTGACTGTAGCTCTGTGTGGACTAGAGAGCAGGATAAGACCTTCGAAAATGCCCTTGCCACACATCCTGAGGATTCCCCAGATCGGTGGGAGAAAATTGCAGCTGATGTACCTGGGAAAACTTTagaagaaatcaaagaacatTATGAGCTTCTAGTGGAGGACGTTAACCAGATTGAGTCTGGATGTGTTCCCTTGCCTAATTATACTACTTCTTCAGAAGGTTCACCGAGCCATGCCGGCAATGAAGGAACTGGTAAGAAGGGAGGTCATTTTGGGCATTATAACAGTGAATCCAATCATGGAAGTAAAGGCTCAAGGTCAGATCAGGAGCGCCGGAAGGGGATTGCTTGGACAGAGGATGAGCACAG GTTGTTTCTTCTTGGTTTAGATAAATATGGGAAGGGTGATTGGCGAAGCATATCTCGAAACTTTGTAGTGACCAGAACACCTACCCAAGTGGCAAGCCATGCGCAAAAGTACTTCATTCGTTTGAACTCGATGAACAAAGACAGAAGGCGATCGAGCATCCATGACATTACCAGCGTTGGCAGTGGAGATATTGCAGCACCTCAAGGACCCATCACTGGTCAAACTAATGGTACTGCTCCTGGAGCTTCATCTGGAAAGTCGACCAAACAACCGCCTCAACACCCTACTGGACCCCCAGGTGTTGGCATGTATGGTCCTCCGAGCATAGGACAACCTATAGGAGGAGGGCCCCTTGTTTCAGCAGTAGGCACTCCCGTGAATCTTCCTGCCCCTGCACACATGGCATATGGCATCAGAGCTCCAATGCCGGGAACTGTACCTGGAGCAGTGGTTCCTGGTGCACCAATGAACATGGGTCCTATGACGTATCCAATGCCGCACACAACTGCTCATCGGTAA
- the LOC120011765 gene encoding reticulocalbin-2-like: MGKVSVIVYITVALLLLLLISHSPKSSSRRLLHPRRLKIRNSFNFTDPSHHESVAFDPLVAEIERRREDKLWERQHIEHAHPELAHDSAPAAESQPEWEEYMDAEDFLNDEDKFNVTERLILLFPNIDVNPADGYLTEDELTEWHWKQSEKEVLHRAQREMETHDKNHDGFISFSEYEPPSWVHNSNVDLGYDSGWWTEEHFNASDADGDGLLNITEFNDFSHPADSKNPKLHNWLCKEEVRERDSDKDGKLNFKEFFHGLFDLVRNYDEDGHNASHVSDDSVEAPAKVLFKQLDGDGDGYLSDIELLPVIEKIHPSERYYAKQHATYMISQADNDKDGRLTLAEMIDNPYVFYGAIFHDDDDDDFEYHDELR; encoded by the exons ATGGGGAAGGTCTCCGTGATCGTATACATAACAGTGGCGCTGCTATTACTGCTTCTTATCTCTCACTCCCCTAAGTCGTCCAGCCGCCGCCTCCTTCACCCCCGCCGCCTCAAAATTCGCAACTCATTCAACTTCACGGACCCCTCCCACCATGAGTCCGTCGCATTTGACCCCCTTGTTGCCGAAATCGAGCGCCGCCGTGAAGACAAGCTGTGGGAGCGCCAGCACATCGAACACGCTCACCCGGAACTGGCCCACGACTCAGCCCCAGCCGCCGAGTCCCAGCCCGAATGGGAGGAGTACATGGACGCTGAGGATTTCTTGAATGATGAGGATAAATTCAATGTCACTGAAAG GTTGATCTTGCTTTTTCCGAATATTGATGTCAACCCAGCTGATGGTTATCTGACTGAAGATGAATTGACTGAGTGGCACTGGAAGCAGTCTGAGAAGGAGGTCCTGCACAGGGCACAAAGAGAGATGGAAACTCATGATAAAAATCATGATGGGTTTATTTCGTTCTCTGAGTATGAGCCTCCCAGTTGGGTTCACAACTCAA ATGTGGATTTAGGCTATGATAGTGGTTGGTGGACAGAAGAACATTTCAATGCGTCAGATGCAGATGGAGATGGTCTTTTGAATATAACTGAGTTCAATGA CTTTTCGCATCCAGCTGACAGCAAGAACCCGAAGTTACATAACTGGCTGTGCAAGGAAGAAGTAAG GGAGAGAGATTCTGACAAAGACGGTAAACTTAACTTCAAAGAATTTTTCCATGGGCTCTTTGACTTGGTAAGGAACTATGATGAAGATGGCCACAATGCTTCACATGTATCTGATGATTCAGTCGAGGCCCCTGCCAAAGTGTTGTTTAAGCAACTGGACGGAGACGGTGATGG ATACTTGTCAGATATAGAGCTGCTTCCTGTGATTGAAAAAATTCATCCATCAGAGCGTTACTATGCTAAACAACATGCAACTTACATGATATCACAG GCAGATAATGACAAAGATGGGCGACTAACATTGGCAGAGATGATTGATAACCCATATGTTTTTTATGGTGCTATCTTccatgatgacgatgatgatgattttgaataCCATGACGAGCTCCGTTAA
- the LOC120013392 gene encoding putative uncharacterized protein DDB_G0270496 — MDGRKKKTTGDEEEVEQLLRAAQDELLLKLSVDSHMSRVSPDYLDSDLDSRFEALRSRPSRSKSKSRSKSTSQAVSSKPKPQQEQQQQQQSEDDLFARFSALKASLPSSSTVGVPPGSDGIGDDNEDEVDKVIRWAIDAARLDPSLPSDDDNCESNDDDYDKHSTDDDEDGEDTDDDGKLKKKKKKNAQRK; from the coding sequence atggacggtagaaagaaaaaaacgaCGGGCGATGAAGAAGAAGTGGAACAACTGCTCCGAGCGGCTCAAGACGAGCTGCTCTTGAAGCTGTCCGTTGATTCCCACATGTCCCGCGTTTCACCTGATTATCTTGACTCCGATCTCGACAGTCGATTCGAAGCCCTCAGATCCCGACCCTCTAGATCGAAATCGAAGTCGAGATCGAAATCGACATCTCAAGCTGTGTCATCGAAACCTAAACCACAAcaggagcagcagcagcagcagcagagtGAGGACGATCTGTTCGCTAGATTTTCTGCTCTCAAGGCCTCTCTGCCATCGTCTTCCACCGTCGGAGTCCCTCCAGGTTCAGATGGAATCGgcgatgataacgaagatgaagTGGATAAGGTGATTCGGTGGGCCATTGATGCGGCTCGTCTTGATCCTTCTTTACCGTCTGATGATGATAATTGCGAGAGCAACGATGATGATTATGATAAGCATTCCACCGATGACGATGAAGATGGCGAAGATACAGACGATGATGGTAagctaaagaaaaagaaaaagaaaaatgcccAGCGCAAATAG
- the LOC120011840 gene encoding mitochondrial import receptor subunit TOM40-1-like: MARLATPGVTMPQVDSSKTKADEKVDYKNLPCPIPFEEVHREALMSLKPELFEGMRFDFTKGLNQNFSLSHSVSMGPMEIPSQSSETIKIPTAHYEFGANFLDPKLMLVGRVMTDGRLNARVKCDLTDNLTLKANAQLTSEPHMSHGMGNFEYKGKDYRAQLQLANGAFFGGSYIQSVTPHLSLGGEIFWAGQHRKSGVGYAGRYETDKMVATGQVATTGMVALSYVQKVSEKVSLATDFMYNLPSREATASAGYDYILRQSRLRGKIDSNGCVAAYLEERLNMGLNFILSAELDHKKKDYKFGFGLTVG, translated from the exons ATGGCGAGACTTGCAACTCCCGGTGTGACGATGCCGCAAGTCGATTCCAGTAAGACCAAAGCGGACGAGAAAGTGGACTACAAGAATCTACCATGTCCTATCCCTTTTGAAGAAGTCCACCGAGAAGCTCTCA TGTCTTTAAAGCCAGAACTTTTTGAAGGAATGCGCTTTGATTTTACCAAAGGACTTAATCAAAATTTTTCTCTTAGTCACAG TGTGTCGATGGGACCTATGGAAATTCCTTCTCAGTCCTCCGAAACTATCAAAATCCCAACTGCTCACTATGAGTTTGGTGCCAACTTTCTTGACCCAAAG TTGATGCTTGTTGGGAGGGTAATGACAGATGGGAGACTTAATGCAAGGGTGAAGTGTGATTTGACTGACAACCTTACTTTAAAAGCTAATGCTCAG CTGACAAGTGAGCCTCATATGTCTCATGGCATGGGCAACTTTGAGTACAAG GGTAAAGATTATCGTGCCCAATTACAATTGGCAAATGGTGCCTTTTTCGGAGGCAGTTACATCCAG AGTGTGACCCCACATTTGTCTTTGGGTGGTGAAATCTTTTGGGCTGGGCAGCATCGCAAATCAGGTGTCGGATATGCTGGTCGATACGAGACAGATAAGATG GTTGCCACTGGACAAGTTGCCACCACTGGGATGGTCGCTTTGAGCTACGTTCAGAAGGTATCTGAGAAG GTTTCTCTAGCGACAGACTTCATGTATAACCTCCCATCAAGAGAAGCAACAGCAAGTGCTGGTTACGATTACATCCTTAGACAG AGTCGGCTGAGAGGAAAGATTGATTCAAATGGATGTGTGGCTGCTTATCTAGAAGAGCGTTTAAATATGGgtcttaattttattctttcTGCGGAG TTAGATCATAAAAAGAAAGACTACAAATTCGGGTTTGGTTTGACAGTGGGGTAA